The Nesterenkonia xinjiangensis genome contains a region encoding:
- a CDS encoding peptide ABC transporter substrate-binding protein, producing MRTHRTFSRGAVAVSAAAALTLTACGGNGGNGDGGDGDAQAADGGGTVSAYNCEPQFLVPGNSTEVCGSWVLENLFTGLTQIDYDTLEAGPGVAESWETEDNVTWTFELGEDWTFHNGDPITAQTFVDTWNWVVAEDNAQQNANFHDKFLGYDEVASGDAEEMEGVRAVDDYTLELELTEPFSPLPMMLSYTGFYPMPDVAFEDIEAFEQAPVGNGRYQMDGEWVHDEEIAVERFDDWAGEDPGVPQRIEWKIYADIDTAYMDVQAGNLDIMDSVPPHLRPNMEADFGEDQETFDTSSFTYMGFPLYQEDFEDEDVRHALSMAIDRQEIIDTIHNGAFTPASNIIPPMLPEAREDACEYCEFDPDAAAELYEEAGGPEDLTVYFNSGAGHEEWTEAIANQWQQHLGVENVSFESLEFAQYLDLHDNDEITGPYRLGWVLSYPSPQYAMEPIYTTGQSSNYAGFSNEEFDDLIDEANAALEEDEAAELYQQAEDILLEEMPVIPLWFQNFGVVHSDRIDGDSVLMDPRTFLRVEQLVVAED from the coding sequence ATGCGCACACACAGAACCTTCAGCCGCGGGGCGGTGGCCGTCTCTGCGGCGGCAGCCCTGACGCTGACTGCCTGCGGCGGCAACGGAGGCAACGGCGACGGCGGCGACGGTGACGCCCAGGCAGCAGATGGCGGCGGCACGGTCTCCGCCTACAACTGCGAGCCCCAGTTCCTGGTCCCCGGCAACTCGACCGAGGTCTGCGGCTCCTGGGTCCTGGAGAACCTGTTCACCGGCCTGACCCAGATCGACTACGACACCCTCGAGGCCGGCCCCGGTGTCGCCGAGAGCTGGGAGACCGAGGACAACGTCACCTGGACCTTCGAGCTCGGCGAGGACTGGACCTTCCACAACGGCGACCCGATCACCGCCCAGACCTTCGTCGATACCTGGAACTGGGTCGTGGCAGAGGACAACGCCCAGCAGAACGCGAACTTCCATGACAAGTTCCTCGGCTACGACGAGGTGGCCTCCGGCGACGCCGAGGAGATGGAGGGCGTCCGCGCGGTGGACGACTACACTCTCGAGCTCGAGCTCACCGAGCCTTTCTCCCCGCTGCCGATGATGCTCTCCTACACCGGTTTCTACCCGATGCCGGATGTCGCCTTCGAGGACATCGAGGCCTTCGAGCAGGCTCCGGTCGGCAACGGCCGTTATCAGATGGACGGTGAGTGGGTCCACGACGAGGAGATCGCCGTGGAGCGCTTCGATGACTGGGCCGGCGAGGACCCGGGTGTCCCGCAGCGCATCGAGTGGAAGATCTACGCCGACATCGACACCGCCTACATGGACGTCCAGGCCGGGAACCTGGACATCATGGACTCCGTGCCGCCGCATCTGCGGCCCAACATGGAGGCCGACTTCGGCGAGGACCAGGAGACCTTCGACACCTCCTCCTTCACCTACATGGGCTTCCCGCTCTACCAGGAGGACTTCGAGGACGAGGATGTCCGCCACGCGCTCTCCATGGCGATCGATCGCCAGGAGATCATCGACACCATCCACAACGGAGCCTTCACTCCGGCGTCGAACATCATCCCGCCGATGCTGCCCGAGGCTCGCGAGGACGCCTGCGAGTACTGCGAGTTCGATCCTGACGCAGCCGCTGAGCTCTACGAGGAGGCCGGCGGTCCTGAGGACCTGACGGTGTACTTCAACTCCGGTGCGGGGCATGAGGAGTGGACCGAGGCCATCGCCAACCAGTGGCAGCAGCACCTGGGTGTGGAGAACGTGAGCTTCGAGTCCCTGGAGTTCGCCCAGTACCTCGATCTGCACGACAACGATGAGATCACCGGACCGTACCGTCTGGGCTGGGTGCTCTCCTACCCCTCGCCGCAGTACGCGATGGAGCCGATCTACACCACTGGCCAGTCCTCGAACTACGCGGGCTTCTCCAATGAGGAGTTCGACGACCTCATCGACGAGGCGAACGCTGCTCTGGAGGAGGACGAGGCCGCCGAGCTCTACCAGCAGGCCGAGGACATCCTGCTGGAGGAGATGCCGGTCATCCCCCTGTGGTTCCAGAACTTCGGCGTGGTCCACTCGGACCGCATCGACGGCGACAGCGTCCTGATGGACCCGCGCACCTTCCTGCGTGTCGAGCAGCTCGTCGTCGCCGAGGACTGA
- a CDS encoding NADH-quinone oxidoreductase subunit K — protein sequence MSIAIAIGVLTAAAVYLFMQRGMVRIVLGFVLASHAANLLLFSAGNVAYRGVPYIGSGEVGEQADPLPQAFVLTAIVIAFSITMFMVTLAITTTTDDDTENEEESPIMVLTGGTGDINDAGMMRHDIECTGAAGAGTGGAHASPLSPVHDFEGPELSPGLTDQQGGGTGDINDAGADPGIGKGGPR from the coding sequence ATGAGCATCGCCATCGCCATCGGGGTCCTGACTGCAGCCGCCGTCTACCTCTTCATGCAACGCGGCATGGTCCGCATCGTGCTCGGCTTCGTCCTGGCCTCCCACGCGGCGAACCTGCTGCTCTTCTCGGCCGGCAACGTGGCCTACCGCGGAGTTCCCTACATCGGTTCCGGAGAAGTCGGCGAGCAGGCTGACCCGCTGCCGCAGGCCTTCGTGCTGACCGCGATCGTCATCGCCTTCTCCATCACCATGTTCATGGTGACCCTGGCGATCACCACGACCACCGACGACGACACCGAGAACGAGGAGGAGTCGCCGATCATGGTGCTCACCGGCGGCACCGGTGACATCAACGACGCCGGCATGATGCGCCACGACATCGAGTGCACCGGCGCCGCGGGCGCGGGCACGGGTGGGGCGCATGCGAGCCCGCTGAGTCCGGTCCATGACTTTGAAGGCCCTGAGCTCAGCCCGGGGCTGACAGATCAGCAGGGCGGCGGCACCGGTGACATCAACGACGCCGGCGCCGATCCGGGCATCGGGAAGGGGGGTCCGCGATGA
- a CDS encoding YihY/virulence factor BrkB family protein, with the protein MSFEPQQDTRATDDGLRPYRAREDMAEDRDVLDEQATYQDARRPGTVAAAADQPLSVKSRQRMDFAASEEAPEKPRVPWRLTGATWRYSLKRTLAEFSRDQCTDLAAGLTYYAVLSLFPALIAFVSLLSVVGQAQATQDFILETMSELVDEEFMDTVETIVGVVTSAPGAGLGLAVGILVAMWTASNYVNAFSRAMNRIHEVPEGRSMLQLRPVLYSVTVGLIVLVALSAVMLVISGPLAEAIGNTVGLGETAVTVWDYATYPVLLLVAAACVGLLYYATPNVRQPGPLWISPGALVAIVVMVLATIGVGFYIGNFASYEATYGALAGVIIFLFWIYIMNVVLLLGAELDAELERGRQLQAGIEAERTLMLSPRQLKSAEKSAQKYEQLVAQGQALRMSEGRTFDAEDVWRQ; encoded by the coding sequence ATGAGCTTCGAGCCGCAGCAGGACACCCGTGCGACCGACGACGGCCTTCGCCCCTACAGGGCACGGGAAGACATGGCCGAGGACCGAGACGTCCTCGATGAGCAGGCGACCTATCAGGATGCCCGGCGCCCTGGCACTGTGGCTGCGGCGGCGGATCAGCCGCTGTCCGTGAAGAGCCGGCAGCGCATGGACTTCGCCGCATCCGAGGAGGCCCCCGAGAAGCCGCGTGTTCCGTGGAGGCTGACCGGGGCGACCTGGCGGTACAGCCTGAAGCGGACTCTTGCGGAGTTCAGCCGGGACCAGTGCACCGACCTGGCCGCCGGCCTGACCTACTATGCGGTGCTCTCGCTGTTCCCGGCGCTGATCGCGTTCGTCTCGCTGCTCTCCGTCGTCGGGCAGGCTCAAGCCACTCAGGACTTCATCCTGGAGACGATGTCGGAGCTCGTGGACGAGGAGTTCATGGACACCGTGGAGACCATCGTGGGAGTGGTGACCTCCGCCCCCGGGGCGGGCCTGGGCCTGGCGGTCGGAATCCTGGTGGCGATGTGGACGGCGTCGAACTATGTCAATGCCTTCTCCCGGGCGATGAATCGGATCCACGAGGTTCCCGAGGGACGATCGATGCTGCAGCTGCGACCGGTGCTCTACAGCGTCACGGTGGGACTGATCGTGCTGGTGGCCCTCTCCGCGGTGATGCTGGTGATCTCCGGACCGCTGGCCGAGGCCATCGGGAACACCGTGGGGCTGGGTGAGACCGCAGTGACGGTGTGGGACTACGCGACCTATCCGGTGCTGCTGCTGGTGGCGGCCGCCTGCGTCGGGCTGCTCTACTACGCGACGCCGAACGTCCGACAGCCGGGGCCGCTCTGGATCTCGCCCGGCGCCCTGGTCGCCATCGTGGTGATGGTGCTGGCCACGATCGGGGTGGGGTTCTACATCGGAAACTTCGCCAGCTACGAGGCCACCTACGGGGCGCTGGCCGGGGTGATCATCTTCCTGTTCTGGATCTACATCATGAATGTGGTCCTGCTGCTGGGAGCTGAGCTCGACGCCGAGCTGGAGCGTGGCCGGCAGCTCCAGGCCGGCATCGAGGCGGAGCGGACGCTCATGCTCTCCCCGCGGCAGCTCAAGTCGGCGGAGAAGTCCGCACAGAAGTACGAGCAGCTCGTGGCCCAAGGGCAGGCGTTGCGGATGAGCGAGGGACGGACCTTCGACGCGGAGGACGTCTGGCGACAGTGA
- a CDS encoding monovalent cation/H+ antiporter complex subunit F — translation MITEITLEVALVLLGVGMLIAGVRGFLGPRTSDRAVASDLIFFAMIGFIALIGLRIDIEALFDIILIATLLGFMAAISMARLGSGGQR, via the coding sequence GTGATCACGGAGATCACCCTTGAAGTGGCTCTGGTTCTGCTGGGCGTCGGCATGCTGATCGCCGGCGTGCGCGGATTCCTGGGGCCACGCACCTCGGACCGTGCGGTCGCCTCGGATCTGATCTTCTTCGCCATGATCGGCTTCATCGCCCTGATCGGCCTGCGGATCGACATCGAGGCGCTCTTCGACATCATCCTCATCGCCACGCTGTTGGGCTTCATGGCCGCCATATCCATGGCACGACTCGGATCAGGAGGGCAGCGCTGA
- a CDS encoding DUF4040 family protein has product MTVMVLLFLTLILVPVAALVHRALGRDTGWFAAVALTGLGAATLPWIGSIADGEVLEEHLPWMPTVDVGISLRLDGLGLVFLLLVLFIGALVMAYSARYFSPQKRTNDYYIWMLLFVFAMSGMVMADDLILLFVFWEFTTLCSFFLINRSGDKAPAPAQRTLLITMAGGLGLLTAVLMIIVATGTTRISEALQHGIWQEDGVFTSVVAVLVVLAAFTKSAQFPFHLWLPDAMVAPAPVSAYLHAAAMVKAGIYLLLRFSPVFQGVAIWQTLLIVCGLITALIGALFALQRHDIKEIMAYSTVSQLGFLVTVIGVGTPTALAAATIHVIAHALFKSSLFMMVGIIEHEAHSRDIRRLNGLQRTMRVSGVITVIACVSMAGIPPLMGFVSKEHLLAGLLSADLGAGLTWLITGLAVLAAVGTFAYCGRIVLGVFTSYTGAGRRDEVHEPMPQDGAHEAPLSFYLPALLPAAAGLVLGFFPQIFDGLVSAAASAASPEEYQAHFALWHGFTVDLALSAVIIVVGLILVLYRVRVDSLIPRTILPFTGVQVVERLRTGSISFGRRVGDLTRTDMHGLHLTVPGILLVGIFIAGLMTAPFVGELTPGHTRPTDWVLIGLLVFFLIGTVITQSRTAAVVLAGGAGFVVAAWYFLLGAIDVGMTQLLVEILTVVVLVLVLRKLPKRFHAVSRTRTVVSATVAIGFGVMAFIAAFALTGRRGQSPVAEWYLENTYDATHATNTVNSILVDFRALDTFGELTVLGVAGFAILALLNSAFSTSDNAPAASQLWVGTPIYNAEDNTTAMRLVFNWMAPFIILLSLVLLVRGHYESGGGFIAALVAGGFFALRYLVAPSDSAVKLRFDYAMVIVGGIMTGAAIGVVGYLEGSYLRPIMWDIPLPWGGEYAFTTALIFDLGIYLAVIGAVLVALDRLGQAQRYPAELLRTHRRAFGTPEGEQHGSAHRYVDPGDVPFEVDPTVDEDETSIQEVRNR; this is encoded by the coding sequence ATGACGGTCATGGTGCTGCTCTTCCTCACGCTGATCCTGGTTCCGGTCGCCGCGCTGGTGCACCGAGCTCTGGGCCGTGACACCGGGTGGTTCGCCGCAGTGGCGCTGACCGGCCTCGGAGCCGCGACGCTGCCGTGGATCGGCTCGATCGCCGACGGCGAGGTGCTCGAGGAGCACCTGCCATGGATGCCCACCGTCGACGTCGGCATCTCCCTGCGGCTGGACGGCCTGGGCCTGGTGTTCCTGCTCCTCGTGCTGTTCATCGGTGCCCTGGTCATGGCCTACAGCGCCCGGTACTTCTCCCCGCAGAAGCGCACCAACGACTACTACATCTGGATGCTGCTGTTCGTCTTCGCGATGAGCGGCATGGTCATGGCCGATGACCTCATCCTGCTGTTTGTGTTCTGGGAGTTCACGACTCTCTGCTCGTTCTTCCTGATCAACCGCTCCGGGGACAAGGCTCCGGCCCCGGCGCAGCGCACGCTGCTGATCACCATGGCCGGCGGGCTTGGGCTTCTCACCGCCGTGCTGATGATCATCGTCGCCACCGGCACCACGCGGATCTCCGAGGCGCTGCAGCATGGGATCTGGCAGGAGGACGGCGTGTTCACCTCCGTGGTGGCCGTGCTGGTGGTGCTTGCGGCGTTCACCAAGTCCGCGCAGTTCCCGTTCCACCTCTGGCTCCCCGATGCGATGGTCGCCCCGGCTCCGGTCTCCGCTTATCTGCACGCGGCGGCCATGGTCAAGGCCGGCATCTACCTGCTGCTGCGCTTCTCGCCGGTCTTCCAGGGAGTCGCGATCTGGCAGACGCTGCTGATCGTCTGCGGCCTGATCACCGCGCTGATCGGTGCCCTGTTCGCCCTGCAGCGCCACGACATCAAAGAGATCATGGCCTACTCCACGGTCAGCCAGCTGGGCTTCCTGGTCACCGTCATCGGAGTGGGCACCCCGACGGCGCTGGCCGCGGCGACCATCCATGTGATCGCCCACGCGCTGTTCAAGTCCTCGCTGTTCATGATGGTCGGGATCATCGAGCATGAGGCGCATTCCCGAGACATCCGGCGGCTCAACGGGCTGCAGCGCACGATGCGGGTCTCGGGGGTGATCACGGTGATCGCCTGTGTTTCGATGGCTGGGATCCCGCCTCTGATGGGCTTCGTCTCCAAGGAGCATCTGCTCGCAGGCCTCCTCTCCGCGGATCTCGGTGCCGGCCTGACTTGGCTGATCACCGGCCTGGCCGTGCTGGCCGCCGTCGGGACCTTCGCCTACTGCGGACGCATCGTGCTCGGCGTCTTCACCTCCTACACCGGTGCGGGCCGTCGTGACGAGGTCCATGAGCCGATGCCGCAGGACGGCGCCCACGAGGCTCCGCTGTCCTTCTACCTGCCGGCTCTGCTGCCGGCGGCGGCAGGCCTGGTGCTGGGCTTCTTCCCGCAGATCTTCGACGGGCTGGTCAGCGCGGCGGCCTCGGCGGCCTCGCCGGAGGAGTACCAGGCGCACTTCGCCCTGTGGCACGGCTTCACCGTGGACCTGGCACTCTCCGCCGTGATCATCGTGGTCGGACTGATCCTCGTGCTGTACCGGGTGCGGGTGGACTCGCTCATCCCACGGACCATCCTGCCGTTCACCGGAGTGCAGGTCGTGGAGAGGCTGCGCACCGGATCCATCTCCTTCGGCCGCCGCGTCGGTGATCTAACACGCACCGACATGCATGGCCTGCACCTGACCGTGCCGGGCATCCTCCTGGTCGGGATCTTCATCGCCGGCCTGATGACGGCCCCGTTCGTCGGTGAGCTGACCCCCGGCCATACCCGCCCCACGGACTGGGTGCTGATCGGTCTGCTCGTGTTCTTCCTCATCGGCACGGTGATCACCCAGAGCCGGACGGCCGCGGTGGTGCTCGCCGGCGGTGCCGGCTTCGTCGTGGCCGCATGGTACTTCCTGCTCGGCGCGATCGACGTGGGCATGACGCAGCTGCTCGTCGAGATCCTCACCGTGGTCGTGCTCGTCCTGGTGCTGCGGAAGCTGCCCAAGCGGTTCCACGCCGTCTCCCGCACGCGCACCGTGGTGTCCGCGACGGTGGCGATCGGCTTCGGCGTGATGGCCTTCATCGCCGCCTTCGCGCTGACCGGTCGGCGCGGGCAGTCCCCGGTGGCCGAGTGGTACCTGGAGAACACCTATGACGCCACGCATGCGACCAACACGGTGAACTCGATCCTGGTCGACTTCCGCGCCCTGGACACCTTCGGGGAGCTCACCGTGCTCGGTGTCGCCGGATTCGCCATCCTGGCGCTGCTGAACTCCGCGTTCTCCACCTCGGACAACGCCCCGGCGGCGTCTCAGCTGTGGGTCGGCACGCCGATCTACAACGCGGAGGACAACACCACGGCGATGCGCCTGGTGTTCAACTGGATGGCGCCATTCATCATCCTGCTGTCGCTGGTGCTGCTGGTGCGCGGCCACTACGAGTCCGGCGGCGGATTCATCGCCGCCCTGGTGGCCGGTGGGTTCTTCGCCCTGCGGTACCTGGTGGCGCCGTCGGACTCTGCGGTGAAGCTCCGCTTCGACTACGCCATGGTCATCGTCGGGGGCATCATGACCGGTGCGGCCATCGGCGTGGTGGGCTACCTCGAGGGCTCCTATCTGCGGCCGATCATGTGGGACATCCCGCTGCCCTGGGGCGGAGAGTACGCGTTCACCACCGCGCTCATCTTTGACCTGGGCATCTACCTGGCCGTCATCGGAGCGGTGCTGGTGGCACTGGACCGACTCGGTCAGGCCCAGCGCTATCCGGCCGAGCTGCTGCGGACCCATCGCCGCGCCTTCGGCACCCCGGAGGGGGAGCAGCACGGCTCCGCCCACCGGTACGTGGACCCTGGTGACGTGCCCTTCGAAGTGGATCCGACGGTCGACGAGGACGAGACGAGCATCCAGGAGGTGAGGAACCGATGA
- a CDS encoding Na+/H+ antiporter subunit E, whose product MSLENLARRPWPLRILSFLFWYVREFVLANGQVTVEVLRPRRRMRMAPAIVAIPAASRTDTEWTMISTLITLTPGTLTITLSKEHGILYVHGMFVEGRESFVAEIQEMEDRLLHAMRRDVGDLTRPVQAPVVAPVEVDEDEAGDPL is encoded by the coding sequence ATGAGTCTGGAGAATCTGGCCAGGCGGCCCTGGCCGCTGCGCATCCTGAGCTTCCTGTTCTGGTACGTCCGCGAGTTCGTGCTCGCGAACGGGCAGGTCACCGTCGAAGTGCTCCGCCCGCGCCGACGGATGAGGATGGCTCCGGCCATCGTGGCGATCCCGGCGGCGTCCCGCACGGACACCGAGTGGACGATGATCTCCACCTTGATCACGCTGACGCCGGGGACGCTGACCATCACCCTCTCGAAGGAGCACGGCATCCTCTACGTGCATGGCATGTTCGTGGAAGGGCGCGAGTCCTTCGTGGCGGAGATCCAAGAGATGGAGGACCGGCTGCTCCACGCGATGCGTCGCGACGTCGGGGACCTCACCAGACCCGTCCAGGCCCCGGTGGTCGCCCCGGTGGAGGTCGACGAGGACGAGGCAGGTGATCCGCTGTGA
- a CDS encoding monovalent cation/H+ antiporter subunit D family protein: protein MSEILGPLLPLLVGVPLFLGALGALFRRNKLARHIICLGTLTGLLAFSLLLVVETHDGTVIAHQVGLWEYGVSIPFVVDALSSLVLMIISILGIASVLFAMATHEARARFYHPFVLVLMAGVAGALMTGDLFNLFVFIEVMLLPSYGLLAMMGAKLGAHGARIYVSVNLLASTLLLVGVGLVYATAGTVNLAELHGAAAEDPAVAVAGGVVLTAIAIKAAVVPVHGWLTRTYALTSPAVTALFSGIHTKVAIYAIYRIYALLFDGDQRFLWVALLITSLTMLIGVLGAIGEKTTRSILVFHMISQIGYILIGVGLFTTLGLTAAIFYLLHHMIVKASLFLSTGAIEETYGTGEIDKLGGMLKREPLVAITFMVAALSLAGLPPFSGFVAKFSIIQATLEQSHYWVAAVAVVVSVFTLLSMLKIWTGVFMGSEPENLEKRALIHQQRTHGKRYLRVEAQAGAPTLTIGPPTTTTTRVLAGEQAVKVPAKLIVPGALLAVVTLFFGLGAELLLSLSATAAENLLNPIDYVRAVSGA from the coding sequence ATGAGCGAGATCCTGGGACCTCTGCTGCCGCTGCTGGTCGGCGTGCCGCTGTTCCTCGGTGCGCTGGGGGCGCTGTTCCGACGGAACAAGCTCGCCCGGCACATCATCTGTCTGGGCACTCTGACGGGGCTGCTCGCCTTCTCGCTCCTGCTGGTCGTGGAGACCCACGACGGCACCGTGATCGCCCACCAGGTGGGCCTGTGGGAGTACGGGGTCTCCATCCCGTTCGTGGTCGATGCGCTCTCCTCCCTGGTGCTGATGATCATCAGCATCCTGGGCATCGCCTCGGTGCTGTTCGCCATGGCCACCCACGAGGCCCGGGCACGGTTCTATCACCCGTTCGTGCTGGTGCTGATGGCGGGTGTCGCCGGGGCGCTGATGACCGGGGACCTCTTCAACCTCTTCGTGTTCATCGAGGTCATGCTGCTGCCCTCCTACGGCCTGCTGGCCATGATGGGGGCGAAGCTCGGAGCCCACGGGGCCCGGATCTATGTCTCGGTGAACCTGCTGGCCTCCACCCTGCTGTTGGTCGGAGTCGGGCTGGTCTACGCCACCGCAGGCACCGTGAACCTTGCCGAGCTGCATGGAGCGGCCGCGGAGGACCCGGCTGTGGCGGTGGCCGGGGGAGTGGTGCTGACCGCGATCGCCATCAAGGCCGCCGTCGTGCCGGTGCATGGCTGGCTGACCCGCACCTACGCCCTCACCTCTCCGGCGGTGACCGCCCTGTTCTCCGGCATCCACACCAAGGTCGCGATCTACGCGATCTACCGGATCTACGCGCTGCTCTTCGACGGGGACCAGCGCTTCCTGTGGGTGGCCCTGCTGATCACCAGCCTGACGATGCTGATCGGCGTGCTGGGGGCGATCGGGGAGAAGACGACCCGCTCGATCCTGGTGTTCCACATGATCAGCCAGATCGGCTACATCCTCATCGGCGTGGGGCTGTTCACCACCCTGGGGCTGACCGCGGCGATCTTCTACCTGCTCCACCACATGATCGTGAAGGCCTCGCTGTTCCTCTCCACCGGCGCGATCGAGGAGACCTACGGCACCGGAGAGATCGACAAGCTCGGCGGCATGCTCAAGCGGGAGCCGCTGGTCGCGATCACCTTCATGGTGGCCGCGCTGTCGCTGGCCGGGCTGCCCCCGTTCTCCGGGTTCGTGGCGAAGTTCTCCATCATCCAGGCCACCTTGGAGCAGTCGCACTACTGGGTCGCGGCCGTGGCCGTGGTGGTCTCGGTGTTCACGCTGCTCTCGATGCTGAAGATCTGGACCGGGGTGTTCATGGGCTCGGAGCCGGAGAATCTGGAGAAGCGGGCGCTCATCCACCAGCAGCGCACCCACGGCAAGCGATACCTGCGTGTGGAGGCCCAGGCAGGCGCTCCGACGTTGACCATCGGCCCGCCGACGACGACCACCACCCGGGTGCTGGCCGGAGAGCAGGCGGTGAAGGTCCCCGCCAAGCTCATCGTGCCGGGGGCGCTGCTGGCGGTGGTGACGCTCTTCTTCGGGCTGGGCGCGGAGCTGCTGCTCAGCCTCTCGGCCACAGCGGCGGAGAACCTGTTGAATCCGATCGACTATGTGAGGGCGGTGAGCGGCGCATGA
- a CDS encoding cation:proton antiporter gives MDLQIIEMSAHLAGMVLIFLGIFVIMVSAISLFRLPDLYLRASGVGTSAGLGVATIVVGALLVDFSAMNLVKALIAVVAQLLTSAVGSMAIARSGYLNNSLPAAITHIDDLRLTRRDAAAE, from the coding sequence ATGGACCTGCAGATCATCGAGATGAGCGCTCATCTGGCTGGCATGGTGCTAATCTTCCTGGGCATCTTCGTCATCATGGTCTCCGCGATCAGCCTCTTCCGGCTGCCGGACCTCTACCTGCGCGCCTCCGGCGTCGGCACCTCTGCCGGACTCGGCGTGGCGACGATCGTCGTCGGCGCCCTGCTGGTGGACTTCTCCGCGATGAACCTGGTGAAGGCGCTCATCGCCGTCGTCGCCCAGCTGCTGACCTCCGCCGTGGGCTCGATGGCGATCGCACGGTCCGGCTACCTCAACAACTCATTGCCGGCCGCGATCACCCACATCGACGACCTGCGGCTGACCCGCCGCGACGCCGCCGCCGAGTGA
- a CDS encoding ABC transporter substrate-binding protein: protein MKSTSHRPSSLHARGTPTRLTDSRSGRSALAGAGLSTALVLSACGEGGEESDVSDGGEFSAYTCEPQSLTPGDTSEVCGARVLEQLFTGLTEIDYDTFEAAPGVATEWGSEDNVTWTFQLRDDYTFHNGDPIDAHTFVDTFTWTADTENAQVNSEFYEIIAGYEELQEGETEELAGVRALDDHTLEIELSEPFGQLPVHVGLLGFSPLPDVAYEDMDAFEQAPIGNGRYQMDGEWVHDTEIAVTRHEDWPGEVPGQAERIQWMIYSDVGTAYMDVQAGELDLLEQAPPEQIPNMEADFGENQGAFETGTFTYLGFPLYQEEFQDPDVRRALSMAIDRDSIVETIFDGGMQPARSIIPPVLPEGREDACEACDHDPEAAADLYESAGGPTELEIYFNSGAGHDDWVEAVTHQWQQHLGIEDITFRSLDFAQYLDDLTEENAAGPFRLGWTLSSPSAQYAMEPIYSTGASRNFAGYSSEDFDALIAEANAADVEEAGPLYHEVEDVLLEDLPVIPLWFNQQHVVHTERISDVEVSPRGLPRVESITVTE, encoded by the coding sequence GTGAAGAGCACCAGCCATAGACCCTCGTCCCTCCACGCCCGGGGGACACCCACACGTCTGACCGACTCCCGCTCCGGCCGCTCCGCGCTGGCCGGTGCCGGCCTCAGCACCGCCCTGGTGCTCAGCGCCTGCGGTGAAGGCGGCGAAGAGTCGGACGTCTCGGATGGGGGCGAGTTCAGCGCCTACACCTGCGAGCCCCAGAGCCTGACGCCGGGCGACACCTCGGAGGTCTGCGGGGCCCGAGTGCTCGAGCAGCTCTTCACCGGGCTCACCGAGATCGACTACGACACCTTCGAGGCCGCCCCGGGTGTGGCCACGGAGTGGGGGTCCGAGGACAACGTCACCTGGACATTCCAGCTGCGCGATGACTACACCTTCCACAACGGCGACCCGATCGACGCCCACACGTTCGTCGACACCTTCACCTGGACGGCCGACACGGAGAACGCGCAGGTGAACTCTGAGTTCTACGAGATCATCGCTGGCTACGAGGAGCTTCAGGAGGGTGAGACCGAGGAGCTCGCCGGTGTGCGCGCCCTGGACGACCACACTCTGGAGATCGAGCTCTCCGAGCCGTTCGGGCAGCTGCCGGTCCACGTGGGCCTGCTGGGCTTCTCACCTCTCCCGGACGTGGCCTACGAGGACATGGACGCCTTCGAGCAGGCCCCGATCGGCAACGGCCGCTACCAGATGGACGGGGAGTGGGTGCATGACACCGAGATCGCCGTGACGCGCCACGAGGACTGGCCCGGCGAGGTGCCGGGCCAGGCGGAGCGCATCCAGTGGATGATCTACTCGGACGTCGGCACGGCCTACATGGATGTTCAGGCGGGGGAGCTCGACCTGCTCGAACAGGCCCCGCCGGAGCAGATCCCGAACATGGAGGCGGACTTCGGAGAGAATCAGGGCGCCTTCGAGACCGGCACCTTCACCTACCTCGGCTTCCCGCTCTATCAGGAGGAGTTCCAGGACCCTGACGTCCGCCGGGCGCTGTCCATGGCCATCGACCGGGACTCGATCGTGGAGACCATCTTCGACGGCGGCATGCAGCCTGCACGCTCCATCATCCCTCCGGTCCTCCCGGAGGGTCGCGAGGATGCCTGCGAAGCCTGTGACCATGACCCGGAGGCCGCGGCCGACCTCTACGAGTCCGCCGGCGGGCCCACCGAGCTGGAGATCTACTTCAACTCGGGAGCCGGCCACGATGACTGGGTGGAGGCCGTCACCCATCAGTGGCAGCAGCACCTGGGCATCGAGGACATCACCTTCCGTTCCCTGGACTTCGCCCAGTACCTGGACGACCTCACCGAGGAGAACGCGGCCGGGCCCTTCCGCCTCGGGTGGACCCTCTCCTCGCCGAGCGCCCAGTACGCGATGGAGCCGATCTACTCCACCGGCGCCTCCCGGAACTTCGCGGGCTACTCCAGCGAGGACTTCGACGCTCTCATCGCCGAGGCCAATGCGGCGGACGTCGAGGAGGCTGGTCCGCTCTACCACGAGGTCGAGGACGTCCTGCTGGAGGACCTGCCGGTCATTCCGCTGTGGTTCAACCAGCAGCACGTGGTGCACACCGAGCGCATCTCCGACGTCGAGGTCAGCCCGCGCGGCCTGCCCCGCGTCGAGTCCATCACCGTCACCGAGTGA